Proteins encoded in a region of the Nonomuraea helvata genome:
- a CDS encoding mandelate racemase/muconate lactonizing enzyme family protein has protein sequence MSIRAAGLETIRCPIQPNVLLVRLHTEDGRTGLGESFFGAEAVEAYLHETVAPQLVGAPLPSPERLRRLLTGHVGFQGSGVETRGNGAIDMAVWDLLGKAAGQPVATLLGGPYQDSLPVYNTCAGPSYVKNEPRQAVSNWGLAETSGYEDLRGFLERPGELAKDLWDEGLRAMKVWPFDEAAERTGGMRLERDDLRAGLRVLDEIKNAVPEMDVMVELHGLWSLHAALGLVGELERFAPYWVEDPLRSDSHTSFATLQSATSVPLATGETLTGQRSFRALLERSAIRVAIVDIGWTGGLTEARKIAALADSYDLPFAPHDCTGPVSFAACVHLALSQPNALVQESVRAFRHTWYEELATGLPPVENGRVSLNGRPGLGVELAEGLTGRPGVTTRLTGTRA, from the coding sequence ATGAGCATCCGAGCCGCCGGCCTGGAAACCATCCGATGCCCGATTCAGCCCAACGTGCTCCTGGTACGGCTGCACACCGAGGACGGCCGGACCGGCCTCGGTGAGTCGTTCTTCGGGGCCGAGGCGGTCGAGGCGTACCTGCACGAGACCGTCGCGCCGCAGCTGGTGGGCGCGCCGCTGCCCAGCCCGGAGCGGCTGCGCCGGCTGCTCACCGGGCACGTGGGCTTCCAGGGCAGCGGCGTGGAGACCCGCGGCAACGGGGCGATCGACATGGCGGTGTGGGACCTGCTCGGCAAGGCCGCGGGCCAGCCGGTGGCCACCCTGCTCGGCGGGCCCTACCAGGACAGCCTGCCGGTCTACAACACCTGCGCGGGGCCCTCGTACGTCAAGAACGAGCCGCGCCAGGCCGTGTCCAACTGGGGTCTGGCGGAGACGTCGGGGTACGAGGACCTGCGCGGCTTCCTCGAACGGCCGGGCGAACTGGCCAAGGACCTGTGGGACGAGGGGCTGCGCGCCATGAAGGTGTGGCCGTTCGACGAAGCGGCCGAGCGCACCGGCGGCATGCGGCTGGAGCGGGACGACTTACGTGCCGGCCTGCGAGTGCTCGACGAGATCAAGAACGCCGTCCCCGAGATGGACGTCATGGTCGAGCTGCACGGGCTCTGGAGCCTGCACGCCGCGCTCGGCCTGGTCGGAGAGCTCGAGCGCTTCGCCCCCTACTGGGTCGAGGACCCGTTGCGGTCCGACAGCCACACCTCCTTCGCCACGCTGCAGTCCGCGACATCCGTGCCGCTCGCCACCGGCGAGACGCTGACCGGGCAGCGCTCGTTCCGCGCGCTGCTGGAGCGCTCGGCGATCCGCGTCGCGATCGTCGACATCGGCTGGACGGGCGGGCTGACCGAGGCCCGCAAGATCGCCGCACTCGCCGACTCGTACGACCTGCCGTTCGCGCCGCACGACTGCACCGGGCCCGTCTCGTTCGCGGCCTGCGTCCACCTCGCCCTGAGCCAGCCCAACGCGCTGGTGCAAGAGAGCGTGCGCGCGTTCCGCCACACGTGGTACGAGGAGCTGGCGACCGGCCTGCCGCCGGTGGAGAACGGCCGGGTGAGCCTGAACGGGCGGCCGGGGCTGGGCGTCGAGCTCGCCGAGGGCCTCACCGGGCGTCCAGGCGTGACGACGCGGCTGACCGGGACGCGGGCATGA